Genomic DNA from Corylus avellana chromosome ca4, CavTom2PMs-1.0:
TAAGGTGCCCTTAAGTACACATGAGgtatacaaaaggaaacacctaactagaaagagcAAAAGACACCCCTTAATTACTGATATACAATTGATTTCACAACATGTTCATTTTTGTATATAAAGAATTATAAGATGCTTTTTGACTATAATGCTTTTTAATGTTCATGTTATGAAGATTGTATTTTATCCATTGCTGCAGCGTTTGGATAAACCAGGAGTTAGTTTCTGTACCCGGACCACCTATGATGATAATGCCATCACAAATGCTATCGAAATATATGAAAGCTTGAGGTATCATAATAATTTCGAAAAATAGAACAGTTGAGCTGATCTTGTGTTATTCATGGAAACACAGTATGACACAGAAACTCTTGCAGGGGTGGAATTCATTTCATGGCCTCCAATAATGATTGTGGTGTAAGAGAATATGACATGGAGAAATTTCAGCTTTTGAATCACTTCCGTTTCCCTTGGCCGGTGAATGTAAGTCTCTTAAGCATTTAGCatgaaattgttgattttcGTGAATCTATTTTCCCAATAAATTCTAGTcatatcatttcatttcatttcccATGTCCAATTAATTATGCTTCCTCTGTAAATGGGGTAACAATCTAGAAGGGTAACTTAAGTGACCAGAGGTTATGAGGCAATGAGTGTTGTATCAATCTGATATCTTGACATCAAGCTGTCAACTAggaacccaattttttttttttcatttttgcctCCAATGTATTAATTCATGTTGAACATTGCACGTGTTATGGACAAAGGTCAATGTGAAAGGAAAACTCAGTAGACACCTAACCAAGCCTGTGAATAGGATGTTGTCTAGCATTGCCGTGTCatgcttcttttgattttttaagaTATCTATATCACGATGACCCTATCacaacatttttcttttgactcATGCATAGCCAGCATGATCCAAGAACTATTTTCTTATGAATGAACTGGTTCATTTTGATGCAGCATACATCAATGAGTCCAGACCGTAGGCTTATTACTGTTGTTGGAGATCACACAGAGGGATTGCTAGTTGATTCAAACAGTGGAAAGGTAAAGAATTCTTACTGACGTGATAACTGTGATTGcgttttctttttgcatttctCAAGTATAAACATTGTTGCTGAGAAGATGTGTGAAATGGATGATTTCAATTGTACAGTTCCAGAAGTTTACTTATATCTTCTCGTTGTTGTCCAATGGCACATTACATTGCTTTTTCCAAtttccaatttttctcaaaaaaaaaagcaggaaAATCATTGGTTTGATCAAGTTCTCAATTGTTATCTTTCCTACAGTATCATATTTTTGTAGAGGGCTAATCCATTTCACCCTGTGCAAGGGTTGAAAATGTTCAGTGCATGAAAGATTGCTGTAAATGTTTGCTATTTTTTTGGAATGTTTTCTAGTGGCACAGAGTAGCTGCAGTGGTGAAACCTGCATTTAAAGAAGTAAATTGCAGGTGCTTAAGAGTAGGAAATGAAGAATTTCACTGACAGGATGTAATTGTTGTTTTTGATGTTTCCAGACTGTTGCCACAGTGGTTGGTCATCTGGATTACTCTTTTGCTTCTGCATGGCACCCTGATGGACGAACATTTGCCACGGGGAATCAGGACAAGACTTGCCGAGTATGGGATGTAAGAAAGCTATCATCGCCAACTGCTATTCTGAAGGGTAATTTGGGTGCCGTCCGATCAATTCGCTTTTCCTCAGACGGTCAGTTCGTGGTGGTGGCTGAACCTGCAGATTTTGTTCATGTGTATAGTACAAAGTCGGATTACAAAAAGCGGCAAGAGATTGATTTCTTTGGTGAGATCTCTGGGGTATCCCTGAGCCCCGATGATGAATCTCTGTATATAGGAATATGGGACCGGACATATGCAAGCTTGCTACAGTATAACAGAAGGCATACATATGGTTATCTTGATTCCTTCTTGTGAGTTGTGATCGATTGATCCAATGGATGGCCATCAACAACGGTACTGCATAGTTGttggaggaagaaaagaaaccaaaaaaacagAGGGTACTGAAATTTTACCTTCTACTCCAGAAATTTCTCTGTTCCATCTAGGTCAACCTGAACAATCAAAATGGACAGAAGAATAAGCTAGCTATTTCTGGCTACAAGTTCACTCAGTGTGTGTATAGTGCTGGTTCTTTACTTGCAAGCAATGCCCCTCTgatttatctctctctctctctctctctctccctctctctctctctctcccccatcTTGAGTAAGCTGTGGTGCCTTGTGATCTTTAAGGTTTTATTGGTGTCATGTACATACAGTTGTTTTGGAATGGAATTAGATGTAGTCGACGGCTCTCATTGGATTGAGGGAACATTTTCTACATAATTAATCCCTACTTATAAACCTCTGTCAAGATTTGATTACCACCCTCTTCCTCAAGTGATACAAGATAATCATGTGCATGTGCTTATCACATTGTTTCGTCTTTGCTGTTTCAGCGGCTTGAAGTTTTCATGTAATCCGTATTTATGTTGTTTTCACTGCTTTCTATTTAACAAATTGTCCCTAGGAACTTGAAATTCAAGCCAACCATCTTAAATTGTGACTCTTCAATGTCCACGTTGTATGGCAATCCCCCAAATGTTAATCTTGCCATTTGAGCCGTGTTGCCtcccaaaaggaaaagaacaagGGATGTTtgaatatgttttcttttaagaaatGCTAGggattaatattttatttattattattattttttttttttactatgtctacacaagggaaggaaagtgggaggggggattcgaactaataacttcTGTTTCACTAGGCATAGACGCATAGTCCACAGTTGATTAAACTATTTCTTggagaccaattttttttttttttttttttttttttcatatttggctcatttcattttacaaattaaccactaaatttgtgaacttatgtggATTTCATATAAGTTAATGGTGAATCTCATAAatgtaatggttgatttattaaatttataagagaatattaGCCAAATATAAGAACTTATTGATTCCTAGCATTTTTTCCATGGTTGACCATTCTTTTATCACCTATTAATCTCCAATAGGGTTTATAAAATGCTGAGAAGATGAAGTGAGAGGGAGAGGATCCTTAGTGCAGTTGATGTCTCCGATCAAGACAAAATTATGACTATCTATACACGATTCACATGCAAACTTGGATGGAAGTCATTTTTTTcatgctatttaattaaaaaaagtaaatatataaatattatattaatcatcCAATAAGAAAAGCAGTTGAATGATAGCGAGATTGGCGTCGCCTCACAGGACCTAAATAGGTTAGGCAGTATATTTTAAGGAAATGAAGTGACCTCCAAGGCTTCCTAAAAGTCCTAAAAGTTAAATAGGAGGTGGCCAGGTGGGTCctatgaatgaaaattttcataggACCCTAATAGGTTATAGGCAGAATATTTTAAGGAAAACGAAGTTACCTCCAAGAACTCttaaaacagaataaaaaataaaaaaaataggaggCGGCCAGGTGGGATTGGATAGACGAAAAgtcaatatgaaaatttttatagAACTCACGTATCCAAATATCCCGCTTACTTGTTTAGACAagtaaacttttttaaaataatatttatatttgtggTTCGAATTACTAACCATTCAAACGTAAATAGTTAGAGATCAAGACACCTGGATTGAGAGCCTCCCATCATCTATGgctgtaagaaaaaaaaaaacaaaaaaacaagatgGGATGAGGTGGCCACCACTTGGTGTAGGTTGCTACAAAACTACAAGATTAGAAAGGGCGTCCCGTGAGGCAGATTTGGATGTTGTGATTTGTGAGGCCACACCGCTGTCCTTCACACGCAGGCCATGTTGCGTTGGGCCCCGGAAACCCACGATTCAAATCCGTTTCTGGCATGTACGGTGTCTTTACGTTAGATTTTATCCCTCCACTTCACCCAATTATTTCTTGCCTTCTGCCCATGCCATGTTATCACCACCATTTCCTTCCAtacagttttatatatatatatatatatatatatcttacaaTATTAATTCCATTGGGGGATAATAATTCATTCATTTACTCAAATATGTAGAGTAATTTTAAGTGgtctactaagaatgatgtgattattaaaattatcctttaatcaaaattcaataatgatcaattaaaagctcaatagtgattttaataggcacatcattcttaataggacacaagtaggctacctaaaattattcaaatttataATCTGGTTACAATAATATAACTTATCATGTTTGTAATCATTTCCGTTTTATATTTCaagtaataattaattacattaTTCGTTCTCTTGTGTTACACCCAACTTCAAAAAATTAGACAGAAGTTGGGTGTAATGTAATAACCTATTTATTATCTTGATAAAGCCATGAGAATATTTTCATGGCATAGAGATCGAGCTTATTGCAAATCAGTGTAACCATCGAAGAGACGGGTATCAAGATAATATGGAGTTTATTTATTGGAAATGAtcaaacaattaataaagacaaaaatgttAAGAACACCAATAAATAAGCTCTACGTCATCTTGGGAAAGTTCCcagtaatttttcaaaattgatgcGTGGAAATCGTTTAGACGATGATATTTCAAAGTGCAGCAAAAAGATGAGGCGAGCAAGCGACAAAGCAAAGGCCAGGAATGCGCTGGGAAGATTTTGGACCAACTGCTTTCTGTGTCTCGGCGTGTCACAGACTTATTCATGCACTTGATCACATTCTCTCCTTCGCTTCACTTCActtcactttctctcttttcccaCTTTTGGCTTTCTACAATGGCCGCCTTCTAGCTCTTTTCGTTaatttcctctttctcttctctcttctgaCATCATTTTCGCTTACCCACTGCAGAtattagcttcttcttttttgggttcCTGGTACGGTTACTCAGAGTGTGCATGTTTCCTGCCATTGCTAGCTGCCAGAGAAACTGAGAGTGTGAAAACGGACGATGATGATGGGTTTTCTTAAATGGGTTTTATTATGTGTACTTCTTTCAGTAGCTTCTTTGCGTGGCTGCATGGGGGTCGACGACGGCGTCCCTATCCAACTAAACGACGATGTTTTAGGTCTCATTGTCTTCAAATCAGACCTTCACGACCCCTTTTCCTATCTCGCCTCATGGAACGAAGACGACGACTCCCCCTGCTCTTGGAAATACGTTCGCTGCAATCCCGTCTCCGGCCGAGTCTCCGACGTTTCACTTGACGGTTTGGGCTTAACGGGAAAAATTGGAAGAGGGCTGGAGAAGTTGCAACAGTTGAAGGTACTCTCACTGTCGCGCAACAATTTTTCTGGTACTATTAGTCCCCTGCTTTCCCTCTCTTCTGGCCTCCGAAGGCTTAATCTTAGCCATAACAGTTTTTCAGGCAGCATTCCGATTTCTCTAGTGAATATGAGTTCTTGCAGATTTCTTGATCTTTCGGAGAATTCTTTCTCCGGCCCATTGCCTGATACTCTGTTTCAAGACTGTTTTTCTTTCCGTTACCTGTCGCTAGCAAGGAATATGCTCGAAGGGAAAATCCCCAGCACGCTGTCAAGATGTTCCTTGTTGAACAACCTTAATCTCTCCAATAACCGTTTCTCCGGTGACCCGGATTTCGCTGCCGGGATTTGGTCGTTGACAAGGCTCCGGGCTTTGGATCTTTCCAACAATGCACTCTCTGGGTCTGTGCCGGTTGGAATATCGGCCGTACATAACTTGAAGGAACTCCGATTACAGGGTAATCACTTTTCAGGGACTTTACCTGCTGATGCAGGACTATGCCCGCACTTGCGGAGGTTGGATTTCGGCGATAATGATTTCGCCGGAGGGCTGCCGGATTCACTGCGACTACTGAATTCTCTGACATTTTTCAGGGTATCAAATAACATGTTAACCGGTGATTTCCCTGCTTGGATTGGTAACATGAGCAGCCTGGAATACATAGACTTCTCAAGCAATGGTTTCACGGGAAGCCTCTCGCCGTCAATCGGCGACCTGAAATCACTCCACTATTTGAGTTTGTCAAACAACAAATTCAGTGGAAACATACCGGAGAGTTTGTTCGATTTGGGATTGGAGGAATTCGACTTTTCATATAACGGATTTGTCGGCTCAATCCCGCTTGGTTCAAGCAGGCTCTTCCAATCTCTCCGCAGAATGGATCTGTCGATGAACAATCTCACAGGAAGTATTCCTGCAGAAATGGGTCTTTTCTCCAACTTGAGATACTTGAATCTGTCATGGAACAATCTCCAGTCGGCGGTGCCGCCGGAGCTCGGGTTCTTTCAGAACTTAACCGTCCTTGATCTTCGTTACAGTGGTTTGTACGGTTCGATCCCAGGGGATATATGTGATTCAGGAAGTTTGGGAATTCTTCAGTTAGATGGAAATGCATTGATGGGCTCCATTCCAGAAGAGATTGGGAACTGTACATCTCTCTACTTGCTGTAAGTACTGTTAATTTTCATCATTATTGTTAGGAACggataaatatttaatttatattctaaggCTCTTCTTTACAAATCgccatttatttcaaaagttaaaACGGATATCAACTGTGAATGTTTTTTATGCAGGAGCTTCTCCCACAATAATTTTAGTGGTTCAATTCCCATGTCCATTTCTAAGTTAAAGAAGCTGAAGATTTTAAAACTGGAGTTTAATGAGCTGAGTGGGGAGATACCCCAAGAGCTTGGAAGTTTAGAAAATCTTCTTGCTGTGAATGTATCTTATAACAGGCTGATAGGCAGGCTTCCTGCTGGGGGTATATTTGGAAGCCTGGATCAAAGTTCCTTGCAGGGAAACTTGGGAATTTGCTCACCCTTGTTGAAGGGACCATGTACGATGAATGTTCCCAAGCCTCTAGTTCTTGACCCCAATGCCTACAAGCATCAAATGGGTGATCATAAACAAAGAGACAGATCTTCCAAGTCCACAGAAGGCGGTCGTCACCGCAATTTCCTAAGTGTTTCTGCTATTGTAGCTATTTCTGCAGCAATGCTAATTGCATTTGGTGTGCTTGTCATCACTCTACTCAATGTGTCGGCTCGGCGGAGGCCCAAGTTTGTCGACAGCGCCTTCGAAAGTGTGTGCACAAGCTCTTCGCGGTCGGGAAGTCCGCCCACAGGGAAGCTCATTCTGTTTGATTCAACATCATCCCCAGATTGCAATATTGGCAATCCTGAAACTTTACTTAGCAAGGCCTCTGAGATTGGTGAAGGAGTGTTTGGAACAGTTTACAAGGTTCCATTGGGAACACAAGGAGGAAGAATGGTGGCAATTAAAAAGCTTGTTACAGCAAATATCATTCAATACCCTGAAGATTTTGATAGGGAAGTTAGAATCTTAGGAAAAGCAAGGCACCCAAATTTGATATCCCTGAAGGGATACTACTGGACCCCTCAGACACAGCTTCTTGTAACAGAGTATGCAGCCAATGGCAGCTTACATGCAAAACTCCATGAAAGGCTTCCATCAGCCCCACCTCTTTCTTGGGCCAACCGATTCAAAATCCTGCTTGGAACAGCAAAGGGACTTGCCCACTTGCACCATTCTTTCCGTCCACCCATCATCCACTACAACATAAAACCCAGCAACATCTTGCTTGATGAGAGCCACAACCCAAAGATCTCTGATTTTGGGCTGGCAAGGCTTCTAACAAAGCTGGACAAGCACATACTAAGCAACAGATTTCAGAGCGCGCTTGGCTACGTGGCACCAGAGTTAGCATGCCAGAGCTTAAGGGTGAACGAAAAATGTGATGTTTATGGGTTTGGTGTGATGATTCTTGAGCTTGTGACGGGTCGAAGGCCTGTGGAATATGGAGAAGACAATGTTGTGATACTGAGCGACCACGTGAGGGTTTCTCTGGAGCAAGGGAATGTGTTGGATTGTGTTGATTCAAGCATGAGTGAGTACCCAGAGGATGAAGTGTTGCCGGTGCTCAAGCTGGCTCTGGTTTGCACCTCTCAGATACCTTCCAGCCGGCCGTCGATGTTAGAAGTGGTGCAAATTCTGCAGGTCATCAAGACCCCGGTTCCACAGAGAATGGGATTATACTAATTAATAACATGCATTCCGGCCAGTTATTTTCTGACTGCTCTCGCCTTTGcttattgttttgaaaaaagtcttttcttattttctcttcttttgattGGTGAGAATGTTCTACTACTCATTGCCATTAATTTCCTACAATTCTGTCTCTGCCAGCTTCTGCGCCAccaaattaaattatcaatcaTTTGTTTCTATAATTGTTCATATGATTGCCAAGCACTGCATGCCGATGTTCGTTGATATTCCTTAGAATTCcgattaaatttgaaattctcaaattcataaatcttagtcttttattttatttaagcgtctaaaataaaataagtcatgttttattatttaataaggaAGCTACCCTCAAGAAATTTAATAAGTCATgtttcctcattaaatgctaaaacatggcttattttaaACGCTTCGATGAAATGAACAgttgaaatttatgaatttaaaaatctcaaatttaaagagaattttaAGAGATCTCAATCcaaaaattttaggtttttaCCAAAGAAAATGTGATGAATGATATTTTACTCTCTACACACATTTCACATCGGTgtcaattaaatataaaataaatgggaAAAATAAGTATCTATAATAATAGATGGGTAGGGCTTCCTCAAACCCTCTTCTTAACCTAAAAGATAAGTGTTAATATATGTGTTTGGAGATATGGATTATGGAGTTGtttattaatgattttattttaagtttactAAAAGGCAAAAAGCTCTCGTTATCAAAAGAGACTATAATAAttacagacaaaaaaaaaaagaagagaaaatattgAAGAGTTCACGTGCTTTTACTGAAAATCAAACTTAATCCGTGACGGGTGTCCCCATCGGTGGATTTGTTGGTTTGGTGGAAATGGTAGCCGACAGAATAGCTTCAAGAATCAAATACTCAATCCGTGACTCCATTTATATTGAAGTCTCTCTTTCGCCAAGACTCACAGTACTACCAAGGGTGACAAATTGTCATTCTTCTGTTAACTAgtcactttcttttattttattttcttttatatatatataactgtcACTTTTACACTGTAGTTGGTATTAGTTTATTCCATGAACTtccaattttaataatttgttttccGTGTCTTGGACGTTTCGatcaaatcaattttctttttttatattacatttgACAAATTTAATCACATAATATTGATATGTTAATGtttgttatcttaggactacAGTCGAAGTGAGTTGTTCATAAACAGTCAGAGTTCAAACTCATATAAATTTGACTCATAATCAGGcttaaacataaatttaaacTCATTTGTTAAACGAGACAAATTCATCTAAATTTGACTTGACTCGCATAATCTTATACAAATTCCaataagtttttcttttaagggttaaatacatttttgtcTCTGTAGtgaacaactttattttttgctttctaggatttaatttttataacagGAGGCATACATAAAAACGGAAATGATAAATCCTAATAcccaattaaattttttttaaaaaaaaatttaaaatttaaaattaaaaacattaaaaaattatatatatatatatatatatatatatatatatatggggtggctaccccatggccaaggggtggccccaaatttttattttatttaattagatttaatttttgaatgtttttaattttaaaaaaatatatagtttttatttttaattaggtatacgTACGactttccgtcaaattttagacaaaaacaCTCTCATTTGTTAAGGTGCGAAGGCAGGCCCACGGTAAGAGGTCGCCACAACGACTAAGAAAATTGGCAAGCATCAATAGGGTTGAATTAATAATTCTCGAGTTGGAAAAAGCCACAAACACATGCCCAACAATCATTACAGAACATTTCGGCTGAACCTGTAGTAGCTAGGTCTTGGAACGGATCTGGGGTGAAAGTTTCTACATAATATTACTACTCAAATGAAAttagaataaaacaaataaaatgctACTTCCATTTCATCTCCAAATGACAAAAACTACCAACGATTTTTATCCAAAAAGTGCACAAAGGCAGTGAGTTTACTTCACCAGCGACAGACAATACATCAATTCTCATGCAATGCCTTCATCAAATACAATTTACTGAAGTTCTGCCCCGCAACCCTGCAAAATTGTAGTCCACATATTAAACATTGATAAAAGCCAAAACTACTTGGAACAGTGCAGTTAACCTTAAACATAATCAACCAAATAGAATGAAAACATATGGCTAGCTTGACTGCATTTAAGTAATAGTAACCACTCCCTTCAGGTTCATGAGGACTTAGAAGTAGGCATATTGACAagatgatcaatcacaagtaaataaaattattgtttgtACAACCTCCAACCTATATTGTTGTAAATAAAATTAGACAAAACAGGGGCAGATGGGGGAGGAGCCAAGTTTATACATAAAGAGTCGACATAGGGAATTCAACACATCATGGGTTCCCAGTTCCCACAATGCCACTAGCAAAAGTTCAAAAGCCGTGAGTCACACTCTTGAGTTCACCCAGTCACACATAACAACTAAAAAGTTCTTTTGGTTGACAATGAAGAAGTACTATTGGATTCTATGCAGGTAGATTTAGAATGAAAAAGCAGAAACCTGTGACAAAAATATTGTTAAGTCTCCTTATTCTAAGAggcaaaacacaaaaatctatGTCTGTCTATAAGATTTAGTAACATACCCATTAATCTGATTGCAGTAGTTAGcaatttgatttgttattagAAAGCTATCCAACCGTGATGGCTCAGGAACTGGCTTAAAGACGGGATTCGAAGGATCCTCTTCAGGTAAAGGCTCTTCTCCGGCAGCTTTCCGTGATGCATTCTCAGCCCTGTAAAACACAACAGAATCAAATATATACAGTTTCTGCTATATTTTTTGCAGCTGCCCTCAGTCTGGGGTCTACAACACAAAGACAGacattgaaaattcaaaaagttGATGACAGAATCCTGATTAACCACACAGCCTCTCATTCTCCAAATTTACTAAATGCAGAATGTTAAAAATAGGCTTAGGCATCTCTAGAAATGCATACAACCTTATTAgataaaatcaattaactgaCATTTAAAACTTCATACATATACTTGTACCTGCTTGTCTAAATAAAAGTTCGTATTTACAAATAACTACCATAATTTGTACTAATCAGAAACAACACAAAAAGAACCCCCTATCTAAGGAGCCCCAAAACCATAAAACATGAAATATCATGGTTGAATAACCATATCCTGTCCAATTTATGCTAAAGATCGTACCTTCTCTTCTGAAGCCATGCTTGTTGCTGGGCTTGTTGACGCGACAAGCTCCGGTAGTAGAATTGGAACTGGAAGAGACCACGTGTCATG
This window encodes:
- the LOC132176998 gene encoding uncharacterized WD repeat-containing protein C2A9.03-like isoform X2 — protein: MSYQAVDGVDYMADEQEMEDFGNEFADENYVRDGELGLDEYNMLTRVTDTSAAQARQGKDIQGIPWDRLSITRDKYRLTRLEEYRNYENVPLSGETMDKECKPVEKGGNYYQFFHNTRLVQPTILHFQLRNLIWASSKHDVYLMSNYLVMHWSSLSGNLSEILNFSGHVAPSEKHQGSLLEGFTQTQISTLAVKDNFLVAGGFQGELTCKRLDKPGVSFCTRTTYDDNAITNAIEIYESLRGGIHFMASNNDCGVREYDMEKFQLLNHFRFPWPVNHTSMSPDRRLITVVGDHTEGLLVDSNSGKTVATVVGHLDYSFASAWHPDGRTFATGNQDKTCRVWDVRKLSSPTAILKGNLGAVRSIRFSSDGQFVVVAEPADFVHVYSTKSDYKKRQEIDFFGEISGVSLSPDDESLYIGIWDRTYASLLQYNRRHTYGYLDSFL
- the LOC132176998 gene encoding uncharacterized WD repeat-containing protein C2A9.03-like isoform X1, encoding MRRSMSYQAVDGVDYMADEQEMEDFGNEFADENYVRDGELGLDEYNMLTRVTDTSAAQARQGKDIQGIPWDRLSITRDKYRLTRLEEYRNYENVPLSGETMDKECKPVEKGGNYYQFFHNTRLVQPTILHFQLRNLIWASSKHDVYLMSNYLVMHWSSLSGNLSEILNFSGHVAPSEKHQGSLLEGFTQTQISTLAVKDNFLVAGGFQGELTCKRLDKPGVSFCTRTTYDDNAITNAIEIYESLRGGIHFMASNNDCGVREYDMEKFQLLNHFRFPWPVNHTSMSPDRRLITVVGDHTEGLLVDSNSGKTVATVVGHLDYSFASAWHPDGRTFATGNQDKTCRVWDVRKLSSPTAILKGNLGAVRSIRFSSDGQFVVVAEPADFVHVYSTKSDYKKRQEIDFFGEISGVSLSPDDESLYIGIWDRTYASLLQYNRRHTYGYLDSFL
- the LOC132176999 gene encoding probably inactive leucine-rich repeat receptor-like protein kinase At3g28040 isoform X1, which translates into the protein MMMGFLKWVLLCVLLSVASLRGCMGVDDGVPIQLNDDVLGLIVFKSDLHDPFSYLASWNEDDDSPCSWKYVRCNPVSGRVSDVSLDGLGLTGKIGRGLEKLQQLKVLSLSRNNFSGTISPLLSLSSGLRRLNLSHNSFSGSIPISLVNMSSCRFLDLSENSFSGPLPDTLFQDCFSFRYLSLARNMLEGKIPSTLSRCSLLNNLNLSNNRFSGDPDFAAGIWSLTRLRALDLSNNALSGSVPVGISAVHNLKELRLQGNHFSGTLPADAGLCPHLRRLDFGDNDFAGGLPDSLRLLNSLTFFRVSNNMLTGDFPAWIGNMSSLEYIDFSSNGFTGSLSPSIGDLKSLHYLSLSNNKFSGNIPESLFDLGLEEFDFSYNGFVGSIPLGSSRLFQSLRRMDLSMNNLTGSIPAEMGLFSNLRYLNLSWNNLQSAVPPELGFFQNLTVLDLRYSGLYGSIPGDICDSGSLGILQLDGNALMGSIPEEIGNCTSLYLLSFSHNNFSGSIPMSISKLKKLKILKLEFNELSGEIPQELGSLENLLAVNVSYNRLIGRLPAGGIFGSLDQSSLQGNLGICSPLLKGPCTMNVPKPLVLDPNAYKHQMGDHKQRDRSSKSTEGGRHRNFLSVSAIVAISAAMLIAFGVLVITLLNVSARRRPKFVDSAFESVCTSSSRSGSPPTGKLILFDSTSSPDCNIGNPETLLSKASEIGEGVFGTVYKVPLGTQGGRMVAIKKLVTANIIQYPEDFDREVRILGKARHPNLISLKGYYWTPQTQLLVTEYAANGSLHAKLHERLPSAPPLSWANRFKILLGTAKGLAHLHHSFRPPIIHYNIKPSNILLDESHNPKISDFGLARLLTKLDKHILSNRFQSALGYVAPELACQSLRVNEKCDVYGFGVMILELVTGRRPVEYGEDNVVILSDHVRVSLEQGNVLDCVDSSMSEYPEDEVLPVLKLALVCTSQIPSSRPSMLEVVQILQVIKTPVPQRMGLY
- the LOC132176999 gene encoding probably inactive leucine-rich repeat receptor-like protein kinase At3g28040 isoform X2, which gives rise to MSSCRFLDLSENSFSGPLPDTLFQDCFSFRYLSLARNMLEGKIPSTLSRCSLLNNLNLSNNRFSGDPDFAAGIWSLTRLRALDLSNNALSGSVPVGISAVHNLKELRLQGNHFSGTLPADAGLCPHLRRLDFGDNDFAGGLPDSLRLLNSLTFFRVSNNMLTGDFPAWIGNMSSLEYIDFSSNGFTGSLSPSIGDLKSLHYLSLSNNKFSGNIPESLFDLGLEEFDFSYNGFVGSIPLGSSRLFQSLRRMDLSMNNLTGSIPAEMGLFSNLRYLNLSWNNLQSAVPPELGFFQNLTVLDLRYSGLYGSIPGDICDSGSLGILQLDGNALMGSIPEEIGNCTSLYLLSFSHNNFSGSIPMSISKLKKLKILKLEFNELSGEIPQELGSLENLLAVNVSYNRLIGRLPAGGIFGSLDQSSLQGNLGICSPLLKGPCTMNVPKPLVLDPNAYKHQMGDHKQRDRSSKSTEGGRHRNFLSVSAIVAISAAMLIAFGVLVITLLNVSARRRPKFVDSAFESVCTSSSRSGSPPTGKLILFDSTSSPDCNIGNPETLLSKASEIGEGVFGTVYKVPLGTQGGRMVAIKKLVTANIIQYPEDFDREVRILGKARHPNLISLKGYYWTPQTQLLVTEYAANGSLHAKLHERLPSAPPLSWANRFKILLGTAKGLAHLHHSFRPPIIHYNIKPSNILLDESHNPKISDFGLARLLTKLDKHILSNRFQSALGYVAPELACQSLRVNEKCDVYGFGVMILELVTGRRPVEYGEDNVVILSDHVRVSLEQGNVLDCVDSSMSEYPEDEVLPVLKLALVCTSQIPSSRPSMLEVVQILQVIKTPVPQRMGLY